The proteins below are encoded in one region of Bacteroidota bacterium:
- a CDS encoding A/G-specific adenine glycosylase, whose translation MRKTNKQHNIVKSLLAWYTRHGRTFPWRGISDPYRILVSEIMLQQTQASRVLDKYPEFLNRFPSLRSLATATQRDVVIAWKGMGYNNRAVRLHRLTRIVLSEYKGRIPEDYDSLIALPGIGRYTANAILSSAFGQRCAIVDVNVQRVLSRIFWKMDSLRKMRAATEIWQLAEKLLPRNDVYNWNQALMDFGATVCTSRKPDCIKCPVGQACASKKLMTGTTVFKRKPGKQIDGIPNRLHRGKVIQHLRNLNSGRSIRADALGRKILHNFSQRNKKRFADLLLGLEKDGLIRLRGKGILTTRRVTLA comes from the coding sequence ATGCGGAAAACCAACAAACAGCATAACATCGTCAAATCCCTTCTCGCGTGGTACACACGTCACGGCAGAACCTTCCCCTGGCGCGGCATCTCCGACCCGTACCGCATCCTCGTCTCTGAAATTATGTTGCAGCAAACTCAGGCAAGCCGTGTTCTGGATAAGTATCCCGAATTCCTCAACCGTTTTCCCTCCCTCCGATCGCTTGCAACGGCCACACAGCGCGATGTCGTCATCGCATGGAAAGGTATGGGCTACAACAACCGCGCCGTTCGGCTGCACCGGCTTACCCGGATCGTCTTGAGTGAGTATAAGGGAAGAATTCCGGAAGACTACGATTCGCTGATTGCCTTGCCCGGTATCGGAAGGTATACGGCAAACGCAATCCTTTCTTCTGCTTTCGGCCAGCGTTGTGCAATTGTTGACGTGAACGTGCAACGGGTTCTTTCGAGAATATTCTGGAAGATGGACTCGCTACGCAAAATGCGGGCCGCCACAGAAATCTGGCAACTCGCCGAAAAACTGCTCCCTCGCAACGACGTCTATAACTGGAATCAGGCGTTGATGGATTTCGGGGCAACTGTATGCACGTCACGAAAACCGGACTGCATCAAGTGTCCTGTCGGGCAAGCGTGTGCTTCAAAGAAGCTCATGACCGGAACGACGGTTTTCAAACGCAAACCCGGCAAGCAGATTGACGGAATACCGAACCGCCTGCATCGGGGCAAGGTTATCCAGCATTTACGAAACCTGAATAGCGGTCGAAGCATCCGTGCCGATGCTCTTGGGAGGAAAATCCTCCACAACTTCTCACAACGAAACAAGAAGAGGTTTGCCGACCTTCTGCTCGGGTTGGAGAAAGATGGCCTGATTCGATTAAGAGGAAAAGGAATCCTCACCACGCGCAGAGTCACTCTTGCGTAA
- a CDS encoding saccharopine dehydrogenase NADP-binding domain-containing protein, with amino-acid sequence MKYTIIGAGMMGSAAAYDLAKRNPDDEIVLADINIQQARSAAMAIGDNVTPVRVDVNSSREVGKLIEGSGAVISAVTYSVNYQMTKAAIEAGVPMCDLGGNNDVVERQLSLDAAAKEKDITVVPNCGLAPGLINILAMEGTREFEQLDSIHLRVGGLPQRPRPPLYYQIVFSVEGLINEYVEKATVIRDGKTELIDPMSGLEDIEFPEPFGTLEAFNTSGGLSTLTQLLDGKVNNLDYKTIRYKGHCEKFKTLLDLGFATSEPMMVGGSVKTNREFFADLLRKKLDYGDKDVVLARATISGRTATAAKTLVYEFVDYYDDAGKMTAMMRTTAFPTSIVAQMLAHGIITERGVCVPEVCVPGKIMIDELGKRNINITKKVTEVWS; translated from the coding sequence ATGAAATACACCATAATCGGCGCCGGTATGATGGGAAGCGCCGCAGCATACGATCTTGCAAAACGAAATCCGGACGATGAAATCGTTCTTGCCGATATTAACATCCAACAAGCACGCTCGGCCGCAATGGCAATCGGCGACAATGTGACGCCTGTTCGGGTTGACGTTAACAGTTCACGTGAAGTCGGCAAACTCATTGAGGGAAGCGGAGCCGTAATCAGCGCCGTTACCTACTCCGTCAACTATCAGATGACGAAGGCGGCAATCGAGGCGGGCGTTCCGATGTGCGACCTCGGCGGCAACAACGATGTTGTCGAACGGCAACTCAGTCTTGATGCGGCTGCAAAAGAGAAGGACATTACGGTTGTTCCCAACTGCGGGCTCGCGCCCGGGCTGATCAACATTCTTGCAATGGAAGGGACGAGGGAATTTGAGCAACTCGATTCGATTCACCTCCGCGTTGGCGGACTTCCCCAACGTCCGCGTCCGCCACTCTACTATCAGATCGTTTTTTCGGTCGAAGGCCTCATCAACGAGTATGTCGAAAAGGCGACAGTCATCAGGGACGGGAAAACAGAACTCATCGATCCGATGTCGGGCTTGGAAGACATTGAGTTTCCCGAACCGTTTGGCACGCTGGAAGCCTTCAACACCTCCGGCGGACTTTCCACGCTGACGCAGTTGCTTGACGGGAAAGTCAACAATCTCGATTACAAAACAATCCGCTATAAAGGGCATTGCGAGAAATTCAAGACCTTGCTCGACCTCGGGTTCGCAACGTCGGAACCGATGATGGTGGGCGGAAGCGTCAAAACCAACAGGGAGTTCTTCGCCGACCTGTTGCGCAAGAAACTTGACTACGGCGACAAAGATGTTGTGCTGGCCCGCGCAACAATCTCGGGCCGGACGGCAACGGCGGCGAAAACGCTTGTGTATGAGTTCGTGGATTATTATGATGATGCAGGAAAGATGACAGCCATGATGCGCACAACGGCGTTTCCGACATCCATTGTGGCGCAAATGCTTGCGCACGGAATCATCACCGAGCGCGGTGTATGCGTGCCGGAAGTATGCGTGCCGGGCAAAATCATGATCGATGAACTTGGCAAGCGGAATATCAACATCACAAAGAAGGTCACGGAGGTATGGAGCTGA
- a CDS encoding N-acetylmuramoyl-L-alanine amidase, translating to MSSGERATYRLAISVNILLRITVLSMVLSSAVSAQDHSLSLVHESNPSRKLRITGIVHNGLTFASVNDIAQALSIRSVVNREEQSLSVATTPPVVFFDDNPFVATTNQSGRKTAIQLAAGVRVVQNEFFIPIASSAPFFAQLFGAPARFDVTSGSIRLEKPLRPPSPFDISSLAIDVKANGIIIRVSSTKSLPVFEGLLNKEGWYYLTVSNARADVAALNRTKPAGAIKKIIAQQFQTSVQIAFKLEGEFSSSKVEKDGLSNDLLITLRSLSDETLVAIEEKKRQPVNTELERFRKKYELDVIVLDAGHGGRDPGAIGVTGTKEKDVTLGIVLKLEKLIKRNLKGVRVELTRDDDTFVELDKRGRIANERGGKLFISVHANSMPRKPHPNRGFEVYLLRPGRTDEAIAIAERENSVITLEEGYEERYKHLTDENFILVTMAQSAHMRASERFAELATQEMNKHLDIPNHGVKQAGFLVLVGSAMPNVLVETAYLSNREDEKLLRSESGQERIANALFNAIKRYKVEYEKLLMEGKELGQK from the coding sequence ATGAGTTCGGGGGAACGCGCGACGTATCGACTTGCTATATCGGTGAACATACTGCTTCGCATCACTGTCCTGTCAATGGTACTTTCCTCCGCTGTATCCGCCCAGGATCACAGTCTTTCACTCGTACATGAAAGCAACCCTTCGCGTAAACTGCGGATAACCGGTATCGTCCACAACGGACTTACGTTCGCATCGGTGAACGACATTGCGCAGGCGCTTTCTATCCGATCTGTCGTAAATCGGGAGGAGCAGTCCCTTTCCGTTGCAACAACCCCGCCGGTCGTATTCTTTGACGACAACCCGTTTGTTGCCACGACAAATCAATCGGGAAGAAAAACGGCAATTCAACTTGCGGCGGGTGTTCGGGTTGTGCAAAACGAGTTCTTCATTCCTATTGCATCGAGCGCCCCCTTCTTTGCGCAACTGTTCGGAGCGCCCGCACGATTTGACGTCACGTCCGGTTCTATCCGTCTCGAAAAGCCGCTTCGCCCGCCGTCGCCATTCGATATCTCATCACTCGCAATTGATGTCAAAGCAAACGGGATAATTATTCGCGTTTCCTCGACAAAGTCTCTTCCTGTGTTTGAAGGTCTTCTCAACAAAGAAGGCTGGTATTACCTGACTGTCTCCAATGCACGGGCCGACGTTGCCGCATTAAACAGAACAAAACCGGCCGGCGCAATCAAGAAGATCATCGCTCAGCAATTTCAAACATCCGTCCAGATTGCGTTCAAACTGGAGGGGGAGTTTTCGTCCTCGAAAGTTGAAAAGGACGGATTGTCGAACGACTTGTTGATTACCCTGCGATCACTGTCCGATGAGACGCTTGTTGCTATTGAAGAGAAGAAGAGACAGCCTGTAAACACTGAGCTTGAACGTTTTCGCAAAAAATACGAATTGGATGTGATCGTCCTCGACGCCGGGCACGGCGGGCGCGACCCGGGGGCAATCGGTGTGACGGGAACGAAAGAAAAGGATGTTACGCTCGGCATCGTACTGAAGTTGGAGAAACTCATCAAGCGCAATCTGAAGGGCGTGAGAGTCGAGTTGACGAGGGATGATGACACGTTTGTCGAGCTTGACAAACGCGGACGTATCGCGAACGAGCGGGGCGGAAAGTTGTTCATCAGCGTACATGCCAACTCAATGCCCCGCAAGCCGCATCCGAACCGCGGATTTGAAGTATATCTCCTGCGTCCGGGCAGAACAGACGAGGCAATCGCCATTGCCGAGCGGGAGAACTCCGTTATCACACTGGAAGAGGGATACGAGGAGAGATACAAACACCTGACCGACGAGAATTTTATTCTCGTCACGATGGCACAATCGGCTCATATGCGTGCAAGCGAGAGATTTGCCGAGCTTGCAACGCAAGAGATGAACAAGCATCTCGACATCCCAAACCATGGCGTGAAGCAGGCGGGATTTCTCGTGCTTGTCGGCTCCGCGATGCCGAACGTTCTCGTCGAAACGGCATATCTTTCCAATAGAGAAGACGAAAAACTCCTTCGCAGTGAATCAGGACAGGAGAGGATTGCTAATGCGCTATTCAACGCGATCAAACGGTATAAGGTGGAGTACGAGAAATTGTTGATGGAAGGCAAGGAACTGGGTCAGAAGTGA
- the rpsU gene encoding 30S ribosomal protein S21, with translation MVGISVTENEPIDRALKRFKKKYERSGVLKEFKKRAYFTKPSVKKRMKKVKAIRRAQRTIAEQE, from the coding sequence TTGGTCGGCATTTCAGTAACTGAGAATGAACCGATTGACCGCGCATTAAAGCGCTTCAAAAAGAAGTATGAACGCTCGGGCGTACTCAAGGAGTTCAAGAAAAGAGCCTACTTTACCAAACCCTCCGTTAAGAAGAGAATGAAGAAGGTAAAGGCAATACGGCGCGCACAGCGCACCATTGCTGAACAGGAATAA
- a CDS encoding N-glycosylase/DNA lyase, translating into MHYEHHRETIRQRLNGFASVTPDEYFYELVYCLLTPQSSAVNAGKTVEALRADGFPEKDIDVASVLFRKQHYIRFHNTKAKRLMELKAMQGEILAALSNRMPADDLRKWLVKNVKGLGWKEASHFLRNIGHRNLAILDRHILKNLKYHGVIRSMPATLTAKRYLDIERKFKAFADSINISMDELDLLFWSNETGQILK; encoded by the coding sequence ATGCACTACGAACACCACAGAGAGACAATCCGTCAACGGCTGAATGGCTTTGCCTCCGTCACGCCCGACGAGTATTTCTATGAGCTGGTGTACTGCCTGCTCACGCCGCAATCCAGTGCAGTAAATGCCGGAAAGACTGTCGAGGCTTTGAGGGCCGATGGTTTTCCCGAGAAGGACATTGATGTTGCATCGGTTCTGTTTCGCAAGCAGCATTACATCCGCTTTCATAACACGAAAGCAAAGCGCCTGATGGAACTGAAAGCAATGCAGGGAGAGATCCTCGCTGCACTCTCTAACCGCATGCCTGCGGACGACCTTCGCAAATGGCTGGTGAAGAACGTAAAGGGACTCGGCTGGAAAGAGGCGTCACATTTTCTCCGGAATATCGGTCACCGCAATCTGGCGATTCTGGACAGGCATATTCTGAAGAATCTCAAATACCATGGCGTCATCCGTTCGATGCCCGCAACTCTCACCGCAAAACGTTATCTTGATATAGAAAGAAAGTTCAAGGCATTCGCCGATAGCATAAACATATCGATGGATGAGTTGGACTTGTTGTTTTGGAGCAACGAAACAGGGCAGATTCTAAAGTAG
- a CDS encoding YajQ family cyclic di-GMP-binding protein, translated as MADTFSFDIVSEVNMQEVDNALHQARKEIIQRYDFKDSKSSIELNQKDKLLTVISDDDFKLKSVIDILQNKLIKRSVPVKALDYGPVEPAAGSTVRQIIKLRIGINKEDAKLIVKMIKDTKLKVQAQIMDDQVRVSGKNKDDLQAVMKMIREADLKFATQFTNYR; from the coding sequence ATGGCAGACACGTTTTCGTTCGACATCGTTTCAGAAGTGAATATGCAGGAGGTGGATAACGCCTTGCATCAGGCGCGCAAGGAGATCATTCAGCGGTACGATTTCAAGGACTCGAAGAGTTCCATCGAGTTGAATCAAAAGGACAAGCTACTCACCGTGATCTCTGACGACGATTTCAAGCTGAAAAGCGTTATCGACATTCTCCAAAATAAGCTCATCAAACGCAGCGTACCGGTGAAAGCCCTCGACTACGGGCCTGTTGAGCCGGCGGCGGGCAGCACAGTCCGGCAAATTATCAAACTCCGCATCGGCATCAACAAGGAAGACGCCAAGCTGATCGTCAAGATGATCAAGGATACCAAGCTCAAGGTGCAGGCGCAAATCATGGATGACCAGGTACGGGTGAGCGGCAAGAACAAGGATGACCTGCAGGCCGTGATGAAGATGATTCGGGAGGCCGATCTGAAGTTCGCTACGCAATTCACCAACTATCGATAG
- a CDS encoding 50S ribosome-binding GTPase, translating to MKQTQSGSPCETCPAHNVANLVKLGINLEGTDYVVALAGNPNTGKSTVFNALTGLRQHTGNWPGKTVTRAEGAFSYSEKRYKLVDLPGTYSLLSTSTDEEVARNFILFGQPDVTVIVVDATRLERNLNLALQVLEITDRAIVCLNLIDEAQRLGITVAERTLAKDLGVPVVPAAARRGTGVQELLRTIHDVATGTVVPKPKRIVKHAPHLEKAISNLAESLHSRFPALTNARWVALRLLEGDERIIDAVRTGEIAGILRLTAHAKGNVAEGVWS from the coding sequence ATGAAGCAAACTCAATCAGGAAGCCCGTGTGAAACCTGCCCTGCGCACAATGTCGCCAATCTTGTGAAACTCGGCATCAATCTTGAAGGGACGGACTATGTTGTTGCGCTTGCGGGAAATCCGAATACCGGCAAGAGTACGGTATTCAACGCTCTCACAGGCTTGCGGCAGCACACCGGGAACTGGCCCGGAAAAACAGTCACGAGGGCCGAGGGGGCATTCTCGTATTCCGAAAAGAGATACAAGCTTGTCGATCTTCCCGGAACGTACTCGCTTCTTTCTACAAGCACAGACGAAGAAGTGGCGCGAAATTTCATTCTCTTCGGGCAGCCCGATGTAACAGTGATTGTTGTTGATGCCACGCGGCTTGAGCGGAATCTCAATCTTGCATTACAAGTTCTGGAAATTACCGACCGCGCAATTGTTTGCCTGAATCTCATTGATGAAGCTCAACGGCTCGGTATTACGGTTGCCGAACGGACTCTTGCCAAGGATCTTGGCGTTCCCGTTGTTCCCGCGGCTGCACGGCGCGGCACCGGAGTTCAAGAGCTTCTGCGCACTATTCATGACGTTGCCACCGGCACGGTGGTACCGAAACCAAAACGCATCGTCAAACACGCTCCTCATCTTGAAAAGGCGATAAGCAATCTGGCGGAATCTTTACACTCGAGATTCCCGGCCCTGACGAACGCCCGTTGGGTCGCGCTCAGGCTGCTTGAGGGAGATGAACGGATTATTGATGCCGTAAGAACAGGAGAAATCGCCGGCATTCTGCGCCTCACAGCGCATGCAAAAGGGAACGTTGCGGAAGGAGTATGGTCATGA
- a CDS encoding Rieske (2Fe-2S) protein, whose translation MDRNTFLRVAGTAVLVAPVAALLQHCASGRVVHAIAERGKVTIPVSALPDLATPGSFAKVYVDRFANPIIVFEGERNELHAILSTCSHSGCEVRKLPTKFECPCHGSEYNLRGNVLRGPAPDPLNAFEVRRRENAIEIHLG comes from the coding sequence ATGGATAGAAACACATTCCTGCGTGTGGCGGGCACCGCCGTGTTGGTTGCGCCGGTAGCTGCGTTGCTTCAACATTGTGCATCGGGTCGCGTGGTGCATGCCATCGCCGAGAGGGGGAAGGTAACGATTCCTGTTTCTGCGCTTCCCGATTTGGCAACGCCCGGCAGCTTCGCCAAAGTCTACGTTGATCGGTTCGCCAATCCGATTATTGTGTTCGAGGGAGAAAGAAATGAACTGCATGCGATCCTCAGCACCTGTTCCCACTCCGGCTGTGAAGTACGGAAACTGCCCACGAAGTTCGAATGTCCCTGCCACGGCTCCGAATACAATTTGCGCGGCAACGTGTTGCGGGGTCCGGCCCCTGATCCGCTCAATGCATTCGAGGTGCGGAGGCGTGAAAATGCTATTGAAATTCATCTGGGTTGA
- a CDS encoding ferrous iron transporter B: MVMNATSHDDILVKAGNLRWEVGENFHDSLMESLYTEASRIADRVVTRSDTPGRFNWDRTLDKLLTGRWTGLPIMILLLMVVFWLTIAGANVPSALLASLLLDTVHPALRSLGETMSMPWWLSGFLFDGVYLAAAWVVSVMLPPMAIFFPLFTLLEDFGYLPRVAFNLDHLFRKAGAHGKQALSMSMGYGCNAAGIISTRIIDSPRERLIAIITNNFSLCNGRWPTQILIATLFIGALAPAALSGFLSASAVVAVALLGVALTFLTSWFLSKTMLKGEASTFSLELPPYRPPQVLRTLYTSLIDRTILVLWRAVVFAVPAGAVIWLISNIFIGELSIAQHAINWLNPFGLLIGLNGVILLAYIIAIPANEIVIPTILMLTVASTGVSGYGEGTGVLFELEDNLQYLSVFQAGGWTLLTAVNLMLFSLIHNPCSTTLYTIYKETGNMKWTIVSAVMPIVMGLTLCFFVAQIWRITGI; this comes from the coding sequence ATGGTCATGAACGCCACTTCGCATGATGATATTCTGGTTAAGGCGGGAAACCTCCGTTGGGAAGTGGGGGAGAACTTTCATGATTCCCTTATGGAATCCCTGTACACGGAAGCTTCGCGAATAGCCGATCGTGTTGTTACACGATCCGACACGCCGGGACGATTCAACTGGGACAGAACACTCGATAAGCTGCTCACAGGCCGATGGACGGGCTTGCCCATTATGATTCTTTTGTTAATGGTTGTGTTCTGGCTGACAATCGCCGGGGCCAATGTTCCCTCGGCACTTCTCGCTTCACTGTTGCTTGATACCGTCCATCCTGCTCTACGCTCGTTGGGTGAAACCATGAGCATGCCCTGGTGGCTCTCCGGCTTCCTGTTCGATGGCGTGTATCTTGCGGCTGCGTGGGTCGTGAGTGTTATGCTGCCGCCGATGGCGATTTTCTTTCCCCTGTTCACCTTACTTGAGGATTTCGGGTACTTGCCCCGGGTTGCGTTCAACCTTGATCATCTATTCCGCAAGGCTGGGGCACACGGCAAGCAGGCGCTTTCCATGAGCATGGGATACGGATGCAACGCGGCCGGCATCATTTCAACGCGTATCATTGACAGTCCTCGCGAGCGGCTCATCGCAATCATTACGAACAACTTCTCACTCTGCAACGGACGCTGGCCGACACAGATTTTGATTGCGACGCTGTTCATCGGCGCCCTCGCGCCTGCAGCTCTCAGCGGATTTCTTTCCGCCTCGGCAGTGGTCGCGGTTGCGCTTTTAGGCGTAGCGCTGACATTTCTGACATCATGGTTTCTCTCAAAAACGATGCTGAAGGGTGAGGCATCGACGTTCAGTCTCGAGCTTCCACCCTACCGGCCACCTCAGGTCCTCAGAACTCTCTATACCTCTCTGATTGATCGGACAATTCTCGTTCTGTGGAGGGCAGTGGTGTTTGCCGTTCCGGCCGGCGCGGTAATCTGGCTTATTTCCAATATCTTCATCGGAGAGTTGAGTATTGCGCAGCACGCCATCAACTGGCTGAATCCGTTCGGGTTGCTCATTGGATTGAACGGTGTCATTCTCCTTGCGTACATTATTGCAATCCCCGCAAACGAAATCGTCATCCCGACAATACTCATGCTCACGGTGGCAAGCACAGGCGTTTCGGGCTACGGCGAGGGTACGGGTGTACTGTTTGAGCTTGAGGATAACCTTCAATACCTGTCGGTGTTTCAGGCGGGGGGATGGACGTTGCTTACTGCTGTCAATCTTATGCTCTTCAGTCTGATTCACAACCCTTGTTCGACAACCCTCTACACCATCTACAAAGAAACAGGAAACATGAAGTGGACTATCGTTTCGGCTGTCATGCCGATTGTCATGGGATTGACCCTGTGTTTCTTCGTTGCACAGATCTGGAGGATAACAGGAATATGA
- a CDS encoding histone H1: MSRLQELRDLVDSFEKDFVKFYDKGNKSAGTRVRKQMNELKKKAQEIRKEVQDIKAQAKTEEASPAS; the protein is encoded by the coding sequence ATGAGCAGACTGCAGGAATTGCGGGACCTCGTGGACAGTTTCGAGAAGGACTTTGTCAAGTTCTACGACAAAGGCAACAAATCAGCCGGAACGAGGGTCCGAAAGCAAATGAACGAACTGAAGAAAAAGGCCCAGGAAATCCGCAAAGAAGTGCAGGATATCAAGGCGCAGGCGAAAACCGAAGAAGCAAGCCCCGCATCCTGA
- a CDS encoding thiol oxidoreductase, which produces MTVQGNPDRRVVQGNGMRTFNYLIVAACILSTIIVSCDHLLTKAPEESEVFEGPIDGLTNAQRAVFVRGDKAFSEVFTFNTGLGPLFNEASCERCHVGDGRGHPRVNLTRFGVNLGNGQFDPLAEFGGPQLQQRSMPGYPAETIPSHANAISVRGGPIVTGLGLIEAIPDQTILANADPNDLDGDGISGRPNVIAAPDFLGLGPGPHNGKYLGRFGRKAGSINLLHQTVVAYHQDMGITSDFLPEENFHPSIGPGGDPVPDPEVAAVTVHDVVFYLQTLRPAMRRNERDPAVQRGEQLFRTIKCVSCHVPVMMTGPHPVAALSHRPVHLYSDLLLHDMGPDLADNFIEGEASGVEWRTTPLWGLGIVENVLGGTPFYLHDGRTSDLRVVIDLHKGEANGSRIAFLQLSPADQDALIAFLRSL; this is translated from the coding sequence ATGACCGTACAAGGAAATCCTGACCGACGTGTTGTTCAAGGTAACGGTATGAGGACGTTTAACTACTTGATTGTGGCAGCATGCATCCTTTCGACAATCATTGTCAGCTGCGACCACTTGCTGACGAAAGCACCGGAAGAGTCCGAGGTATTCGAAGGTCCGATTGATGGCTTGACAAATGCACAACGCGCCGTTTTTGTACGCGGCGACAAGGCATTCAGTGAAGTGTTTACGTTCAACACGGGTCTCGGGCCGTTGTTTAACGAAGCGTCGTGCGAGCGTTGCCATGTGGGCGACGGGCGCGGGCATCCGCGCGTCAACTTGACTCGCTTCGGCGTGAACCTCGGCAACGGGCAGTTTGATCCTCTTGCCGAGTTCGGTGGGCCGCAGCTGCAGCAGCGCAGCATGCCCGGTTATCCGGCGGAGACGATTCCGAGCCATGCAAACGCCATCTCCGTGCGCGGAGGGCCCATTGTAACAGGACTTGGATTGATCGAGGCCATCCCGGATCAGACCATACTTGCCAATGCAGACCCGAACGACTTGGATGGCGACGGCATTTCCGGGCGCCCGAACGTTATCGCGGCGCCCGATTTCCTCGGACTCGGTCCCGGGCCGCACAACGGCAAGTACCTTGGCCGTTTCGGCCGAAAGGCAGGCAGCATCAATCTTCTGCACCAAACTGTAGTGGCATACCATCAGGATATGGGCATCACCTCCGATTTTCTTCCGGAGGAGAACTTCCATCCGTCCATCGGACCCGGCGGCGATCCTGTTCCCGATCCCGAAGTTGCTGCTGTGACGGTGCACGATGTGGTGTTCTACCTGCAAACTCTGCGGCCGGCGATGCGAAGGAATGAACGCGACCCTGCCGTTCAGCGGGGTGAGCAGTTGTTTCGCACGATTAAGTGCGTATCGTGCCACGTTCCGGTGATGATGACCGGGCCTCACCCTGTTGCAGCGCTCAGCCACCGTCCAGTCCATCTCTATTCCGATCTTCTTCTGCACGATATGGGCCCCGACCTCGCCGACAATTTCATCGAAGGCGAGGCGTCGGGCGTGGAGTGGCGCACAACACCGCTGTGGGGGCTGGGAATTGTGGAGAATGTTTTGGGCGGAACGCCGTTTTATCTTCACGACGGCCGCACATCCGATTTGCGGGTGGTAATTGACCTGCATAAAGGCGAAGCAAACGGATCGCGCATAGCCTTTCTCCAGTTGTCGCCGGCTGATCAGGACGCCTTGATTGCCTTTCTAAGATCACTGTAA
- a CDS encoding (deoxy)nucleoside triphosphate pyrophosphohydrolase, which yields MKEVAVGIILKNGLVLACQRKRNTKYGLKWEFPGGKLEPGETPEYALKRELLEELAIEVSIDSEFHRQEWIYTEGTDNPRRDGSFRVFYFLIRIFSGTPENRAFEQIAWKHPHELLAMDILEGNREAVERLVNYAENQQTA from the coding sequence ATGAAAGAAGTCGCTGTTGGAATTATTCTGAAGAACGGGCTCGTGCTCGCATGCCAGCGTAAGCGGAATACGAAGTACGGGCTGAAATGGGAATTTCCCGGAGGAAAGCTTGAGCCCGGCGAAACTCCAGAATATGCTCTCAAACGGGAACTGCTCGAGGAGCTTGCCATTGAGGTTTCGATTGATTCGGAATTTCACAGACAAGAATGGATATACACCGAAGGCACGGACAACCCCCGGCGCGACGGATCCTTTCGGGTGTTCTATTTCTTGATTCGAATTTTTTCCGGCACGCCTGAGAACAGAGCCTTTGAACAAATTGCCTGGAAACATCCGCACGAATTGCTGGCAATGGACATTCTCGAGGGAAACCGCGAGGCCGTCGAACGTCTCGTGAACTATGCGGAAAACCAACAAACAGCATAA